The segment CCCCCGCCAAGGTCCTTTCAAGACATgatggacaaggacaagatggtCCAAGACCTTCGCAGGGTCGTATATTGCGCCTTTTGGCGTCGTACTGCCAGGGGCTGGAGCTGATTGCGCGGGAATCGATTGATGAAGGCTGGAATATCCGTCTGTCCGGATGCATTCGAATCTGGCGCGCGGGGTGCATTATACAGTCAGAGTTCATCGCCGACATACTGGAGCCGTTCCTCAACATGAACAAGACGCCTACAAATGCCAAACTCGACAGCCGCGTCGGGCGGGAACTGCAGCGCAACTATGGCGTACTCAAGGATATCGTCTCTCGGGGGCTTGCGTACGACGACTACATACCTGCCCTCTCCGCAACGCTCGAGTATATGAAGTGCAGCGGCGGGACGATGCTGCCGACGAGATTTGTGGAAGCTCAGATGGATTATTTCGGGGCTCACTCATATGACAAGGCTGGTGTGCCAGGCGAAGACCCTGGGCCGGTAGCAAAAGGCGCACATGACTACGAGTGGAAGCCTGCTTAGAGTGTTCATGTTAGCCCAACTCATTTCTTGACTAACTTGGTCCTATAAACAAACATATCCTGAATAATGCGTGTGTGGAACCTGACTAGAGGATGGACCGaggacggagtactctgtagtaAAGATGGATGGAATATGGCATCTGCAAAAGCACGCCCGACGACGCCCAGGACAAACCGAAACAGGGCTGGCCTCGAAGGAGACATGGTGCGGCAGTCGGCAAAC is part of the Metarhizium brunneum chromosome 4, complete sequence genome and harbors:
- the 6PGD gene encoding 6-phosphogluconate dehydrogenase, decarboxylating encodes the protein MLSALCEAWGFLNTGMGPDYHQIGQAFQQWNNEGELHGTFLVEIAADVCKARKRDGGYVLDDVLDKVVQDGDASEGTPSWSIAESASRHISCPTLAAGLFFRTALGNRQERLKVAQSVAMPPPRSFQDMMDKDKMGLELIARESIDEGWNIRLSGCIRIWRAGCIIQSEFIADILEPFLNMNKTPTNAKLDSRVGRELQRNYGVLKDIVSRGLAYDDYIPALSATLEYMKCSGGTMLPTRFVEAQMDYFGAHSYDKAGVPGEDPGPVAKGAHDYEWKPA